A segment of the Gaiellales bacterium genome:
GGGATGCCGAGCTCCTCGGCCACGATCTGGGCGAAGGTGGTCTCATGGCCCTGCCCCTGGGTCTGGGCGCTGATCGAGACGACCGCCTTGCCCGACGGGTGCACCCGCAGGTCGGCGCCGTCGTTCATCGCCAGGCCGAGAATGTCCATGTGCTTGCGCGGGCCGGCGCCGACGCCCTCGGTGAAGAAGGAGACGCCGATCCCCATCAGCTCCCCGCGGGCGCGCTTCTCGGCCTGCTCGCGGCGCAGGTCCTCGTAGCCGGCCAGGTCCATCGCGACGCGCATCGTGTTCGCGTAGTTGCCCGAGTCGTACGTCCAGCCCGTGGTCGTCTCGTACGGAAACTGCTCGGGGCCGATGAAGCTCCGCATGCGCAGGTCGATCGGGTCGACCTTCATCTCGAGGGCGAGGGCATCGACCATCCGCTCGACCAGGTAGACCGCCTCGGTGATCCGGAACGAGCACCGGTAGGCGACGCCGCCCGGGGCCTTGTTCGAGTAGACGGCCTTCACCTTCACGTGCGATGCCTGCAGGTCGTAGGAGCCGCAGCAGATGTGGAAGAACCCGGCCGGGAACTTGGTCGGCTGCGCGGTCGAGTCGAACGCGCCGTGGTCGGCGATCACGTCGACGCGCAGGCCGGTGATCTTGCCGTCCTTCGAGCACATCTCGGCGTGCATGACGTAGTCGCGGGCAAAGCCGGTCGAGACGAGGTTCTCGGTGCGGTTCTCGACCCACTTCACCGGGACGCCGGCGACGATCGAGCCGGCGATCGCGCAGACGTAGCCGGGGTACACGGGCACCTTGTTGCCGAAGCCTCCGCCGATGTCCTGGCAGCGGATGCGGATCATGTGCTCGGCCAGGCCGGCGACGTGCGCGTAGACCGTGCGGTGGGCGTGCGGCGCCTGGTTGCCGTTGTAGATGTCGAGCTGGCCGGTCTTCGGGTTGAAGTCGGCGATCATCCCGCACGTCTCGAGCGGGGCGGGATGGCAGCGCGGGTAGATGATGTCGCGCGTGACGACGGTGTCCGCCTTGGCGAACGCGCGGTCGGTCGCCTCCTCGTCGCCCGCCTCCCAGGTGGGGCTGGCGAGGTTGTCGCGCTGGCCGTCCTTGTCGTCGCGGATCAGGGGTGCGTCCGGGTCAAGCGCCTTGCGCGCGTTCACGACTGCGGGCAGCGGCTCGTACTCGACGTCGATCAGCGCGAGCGCGTCGTTCGCCGAGTACTCGTCGGTGGCGATGACGAACGCGACCTCCTGGCCCTGGAAGCGCACCTTGTCCCCGGCCAGCACGGCCTGCGTGTCGTAGGAGATCGTCGGCATCCAGGCCAGGCCGAGCGTCTCGAGGTCCTTTGCGGTCACGACGGCCGCCACGTTCGGGTGCGCCAACGCGCGCGAGGTGTCGATCGAGACGATGCGGGCGTGCGCGTACGGGCTGCGCAGGAGCGCGCCGTACACCATGCCCGGGAGCTTGATGTCGTCCAGGTAGATGCCCTGACCGCGGATGAAGCGCGCGTCCTCCTTGCGCTTCAGCCGGCCGAAGCCGATCGGCCGTTCCTGCGTCTGGCTGGGAAGGTTCTCGACGGTCGCCATGCTCATGCCTCCTTCGCCGTCGCGGCCTCGTGGTCGGCCGCCCAGCGGACTGCGCTCACGATGTTCTTGTAGCCCGTGCACCGGCAGATACCGCCGGAGATGGCCACCCGGATCTCGTGGTCGGTCGGGTCGGGGTTCTCGTCGAGGAGCGCGCGCGTCGTCATCAACATCCCCGGCGTGCAGAACCCGCACTGGAGCGCGTGGCGCTCGTGGAATCCCATCTGGATCGGATCGAGCTGCCCGTCGACCTCGAGCGACTCGACGGTGCGCACGTCGTGCCCGGCGCACATCGCCGCCAGGGTGGTGCACGACTTCACCGGCCGGCCGTCGACCTGGACGACGCAGGCGCCGCAGTTGGACGTGTCACAGCCCCAGTGGGTGCCGGTCAAGCCGAGCGTCTCGCGGATGAAGTGGACGAGCAGCATGCGCGGCTCGACGTCGTGCGAGACCCGCTTGCCGTTGACCGTCAGTGTCACGTCCACCTCACGCCTCCTGCTTCATCGCACGCGCGACCGCTCGGCGGAGCGCCCGCTGGGTGAGCACGCCCGCGAGGTGGCGCTTGTAGTCGACCGGCCCGCGGCCGTCGGCCGTGGGCGAGCAGTCCTCCGACGCGATCTCGCGCGCCTTCGCGAACAGCTCCTCCGACGGCGCCTGGCCGCGCAGGAGATCCTCGGCCCGGGTGAGATGGATC
Coding sequences within it:
- a CDS encoding (2Fe-2S)-binding protein, which translates into the protein MDVTLTVNGKRVSHDVEPRMLLVHFIRETLGLTGTHWGCDTSNCGACVVQVDGRPVKSCTTLAAMCAGHDVRTVESLEVDGQLDPIQMGFHERHALQCGFCTPGMLMTTRALLDENPDPTDHEIRVAISGGICRCTGYKNIVSAVRWAADHEAATAKEA
- a CDS encoding molybdopterin cofactor-binding domain-containing protein, whose product is MATVENLPSQTQERPIGFGRLKRKEDARFIRGQGIYLDDIKLPGMVYGALLRSPYAHARIVSIDTSRALAHPNVAAVVTAKDLETLGLAWMPTISYDTQAVLAGDKVRFQGQEVAFVIATDEYSANDALALIDVEYEPLPAVVNARKALDPDAPLIRDDKDGQRDNLASPTWEAGDEEATDRAFAKADTVVTRDIIYPRCHPAPLETCGMIADFNPKTGQLDIYNGNQAPHAHRTVYAHVAGLAEHMIRIRCQDIGGGFGNKVPVYPGYVCAIAGSIVAGVPVKWVENRTENLVSTGFARDYVMHAEMCSKDGKITGLRVDVIADHGAFDSTAQPTKFPAGFFHICCGSYDLQASHVKVKAVYSNKAPGGVAYRCSFRITEAVYLVERMVDALALEMKVDPIDLRMRSFIGPEQFPYETTTGWTYDSGNYANTMRVAMDLAGYEDLRREQAEKRARGELMGIGVSFFTEGVGAGPRKHMDILGLAMNDGADLRVHPSGKAVVSISAQTQGQGHETTFAQIVAEELGIP